One genomic window of Bradyrhizobium sp. B124 includes the following:
- a CDS encoding dienelactone hydrolase family protein: MGTSINFKRPDGKEASGYLANAARGNAPGVVVIQEWWGLQDQIKGMCDRFARAGFDALAPDLYKGKVVPYHDTDAAGKEMNSLDFMDATTQTVRGAAQYLGKNGAKVGLTGFCLGGAVTIIGATKIPELTAGVVFYGIPPEQAAKPADVRIPLQGHFATKDDWCTPALVDGFEKAMKAAGKSLELYRYDAEHGFGNEQRLSVHDRQCAELAWDRATDFFKKHLG; this comes from the coding sequence ATGGGTACCAGCATCAACTTCAAGCGTCCGGACGGCAAGGAAGCGTCAGGCTATCTCGCCAACGCCGCGCGCGGCAACGCGCCTGGGGTCGTCGTGATCCAGGAATGGTGGGGCCTGCAGGACCAGATCAAGGGAATGTGCGACCGCTTCGCGCGGGCCGGTTTCGATGCGCTGGCGCCCGATCTCTACAAGGGCAAGGTGGTGCCGTATCACGACACCGACGCGGCCGGCAAAGAGATGAACTCGCTCGACTTCATGGACGCCACCACGCAGACGGTGCGCGGCGCCGCGCAATATCTCGGCAAGAACGGCGCCAAGGTCGGCCTGACCGGCTTCTGCCTCGGCGGCGCGGTGACCATCATCGGCGCCACCAAGATCCCGGAGCTGACCGCCGGTGTGGTGTTCTACGGCATTCCGCCGGAGCAGGCGGCCAAGCCGGCCGACGTGAGAATTCCGCTGCAGGGCCATTTCGCCACCAAGGACGACTGGTGCACGCCGGCGCTCGTCGATGGTTTCGAGAAAGCGATGAAGGCCGCCGGCAAATCGCTGGAGCTGTACCGCTATGACGCCGAGCACGGCTTCGGCAACGAGCAGCGCCTGTCGGTGCACGACCGCCAGTGTGCGGAACTGGCCTGGGACCGGGCGACGGACTTCTTCAAGAAGCATCTTGGGTAA
- a CDS encoding adenine phosphoribosyltransferase produces the protein MTFDHDIKATVRTIPDYPKKGILFRDITTLLADARAFRRAVDELVHPWAGAKVDKVAGIEARGFILGGAVAHQLSAGFVPIRKKGKLPHTTVRIAYSLEYGIDEMEMHADAVQPGERVILVDDLIATGGTAEGAVKLLRQIGANIVAACFIVDLPDLGGAAKLRAMDVPVRTLMAFEGH, from the coding sequence ATGACCTTCGACCACGACATCAAGGCGACCGTTCGCACCATCCCGGACTACCCGAAGAAGGGCATCCTGTTCCGCGACATCACGACGCTGCTTGCCGATGCCCGCGCCTTCCGCCGCGCGGTCGACGAACTGGTGCATCCCTGGGCGGGGGCGAAGGTCGACAAGGTCGCGGGCATCGAGGCGCGCGGCTTCATCCTCGGCGGCGCGGTGGCGCATCAGCTCTCCGCCGGCTTCGTGCCGATCCGCAAGAAGGGCAAGCTGCCGCACACCACGGTGCGGATCGCCTACTCGCTGGAATACGGTATCGACGAGATGGAGATGCATGCCGACGCCGTGCAGCCCGGCGAGCGCGTGATCCTGGTCGACGATCTGATCGCGACCGGCGGCACCGCGGAGGGCGCGGTGAAGCTATTGCGCCAGATCGGCGCCAACATCGTCGCCGCCTGCTTCATCGTCGACCTGCCCGATCTCGGCGGCGCCGCCAAGCTGCGCGCGATGGACGTCCCGGTGCGCACGCTGATGGCGTTCGAGGGGCATTAA
- a CDS encoding M48 family metallopeptidase yields the protein MAAYGLYTHIASNKFRSMLLLAGLFLLIYVLVYAGALVAEVMIDSGRTADYYLTHASRDLVSAFPWATIAAVAWIVIAYFFHQKMIDAVTGGESVTRQQQPRLYNLLENLCISRGIPMPKLKVMDSPALNAFATGLNPRQYAITVTTGLLRALNDREIEAVLGHELTHIKNGDVQLMVVAVIIAGVVGFFGELFFRLFTNLSWSGGSRSGGGWSSSSSSSSSSSSSDRDSKGSGGGAIIVIIIAVALIMLAWLLSQVVKLALSRSREFLADAGSVELTKNPDAMISALRKIENRGELPGATSAVMELCVDNPREGFADLFATHPSVKSRVDALVKYAGGHDPGPLALPDETSEATETPDQPSVSGDQPPPVTHGPTHGPWGDTPPAQPNNPPPLPGASPAQGPLGPRGPLQGPLQGPWGRHR from the coding sequence ATGGCCGCCTACGGTCTCTACACGCATATCGCATCGAACAAGTTTCGTTCGATGCTGCTGCTCGCCGGCCTGTTCCTGCTGATCTACGTGCTGGTCTATGCCGGCGCGCTGGTCGCGGAGGTCATGATCGATAGCGGCCGCACGGCCGATTATTATCTGACCCATGCCTCGCGCGATCTGGTCTCGGCCTTCCCATGGGCGACGATCGCGGCGGTGGCCTGGATCGTGATCGCCTATTTCTTCCACCAGAAGATGATCGACGCCGTCACTGGCGGCGAAAGCGTGACACGGCAGCAGCAGCCGCGGCTCTACAATCTGCTGGAAAACCTCTGCATCTCGCGCGGCATCCCGATGCCGAAGCTGAAGGTGATGGACAGCCCGGCGCTGAACGCGTTCGCGACCGGACTGAACCCGCGGCAATACGCCATTACGGTCACCACGGGCTTGTTGAGGGCACTGAACGACCGGGAGATCGAGGCCGTGCTCGGCCACGAGCTCACCCATATCAAGAACGGCGACGTGCAGCTGATGGTGGTCGCCGTGATCATCGCCGGCGTGGTCGGCTTCTTCGGCGAGCTGTTCTTCCGCCTGTTCACAAATCTGTCGTGGAGCGGTGGCAGCCGCAGCGGAGGCGGCTGGTCGTCGTCGTCATCCTCCTCATCGTCATCATCCTCCTCGGACCGCGACAGCAAGGGCTCGGGCGGCGGCGCGATCATCGTCATCATCATCGCGGTCGCGCTGATCATGCTGGCCTGGCTGCTGTCGCAGGTGGTCAAGCTCGCACTGTCGCGGTCGCGCGAATTTCTCGCCGATGCCGGCTCGGTCGAATTGACCAAGAATCCCGATGCAATGATCTCGGCGCTGCGCAAGATCGAGAATCGCGGCGAGCTGCCGGGCGCCACCTCGGCGGTGATGGAACTCTGCGTCGACAATCCGCGCGAGGGCTTTGCCGACCTGTTTGCCACCCATCCGTCGGTGAAGTCCCGGGTCGATGCCCTGGTGAAATACGCCGGCGGCCACGATCCCGGACCGCTGGCGCTGCCGGATGAGACATCGGAGGCGACGGAAACGCCGGACCAGCCGTCGGTGTCGGGCGATCAGCCTCCGCCTGTGACCCACGGCCCAACCCACGGCCCTTGGGGCGACACGCCGCCTGCACAACCGAACAATCCGCCGCCGCTGCCGGGCGCCAGCCCCGCACAGGGACCATTGGGACCGCGGGGTCCTCTGCAAGGCCCTCTTCAAGGCCCCTGGGGCCGGCACCGCTGA
- a CDS encoding VOC family protein, which translates to MAILGLGYAGFGSDALDDWRQFGTGLVGLQAIERGNSLLAFRMDDRKQRIVIDRAQGEGTRFFGWEVADAAALDALAARLERAGVAVTTEPQALADSRRVHGLISFQDPAGNRLEAFHGPEIDDTPFRPGRSISGFRTGALGLGHAVLTVENIAPVMSFYVDVLGFGLSDYIEKPFRAYFFHVNARHHSLALIETGTNGMHHLMVELFSLDDVGQAYDIAMKEDRVNVTLGRHTNDLMTSFYAKSPSAFMVECGWGGREIDPANWTPFEMHDGPSLWGHERVWLSPEDRAVAREMRMRAASEGKRAPVQVLEGNFKLMSGTCPWWDGVKAEH; encoded by the coding sequence ATGGCGATTTTGGGTCTCGGATATGCCGGCTTCGGCTCCGACGCGCTCGACGACTGGCGGCAGTTCGGCACCGGCCTGGTCGGGCTGCAGGCGATCGAGCGCGGCAACTCGCTGCTCGCCTTCCGGATGGACGACCGCAAGCAGCGCATCGTGATCGACCGCGCCCAGGGCGAAGGGACAAGGTTCTTCGGCTGGGAGGTGGCGGATGCCGCGGCGCTGGACGCGCTGGCGGCGCGGCTGGAGCGCGCCGGCGTCGCCGTGACCACCGAACCGCAGGCGCTCGCAGATAGCAGGCGGGTGCACGGCCTGATCTCGTTCCAGGACCCGGCCGGCAACCGCCTGGAGGCGTTTCATGGCCCCGAGATCGACGACACGCCGTTCCGGCCGGGGCGCTCGATCTCCGGATTCCGCACCGGCGCGCTCGGGCTCGGCCATGCGGTGCTGACCGTCGAGAACATCGCGCCCGTGATGAGCTTCTATGTCGACGTGCTCGGCTTCGGCCTCAGCGACTACATCGAAAAACCATTCCGCGCCTATTTCTTCCACGTCAACGCGCGCCACCATTCGCTGGCGCTGATCGAGACCGGCACGAACGGCATGCATCATCTGATGGTGGAGTTGTTCTCGCTCGACGATGTCGGTCAGGCCTACGACATCGCGATGAAGGAAGACCGGGTCAACGTCACGCTCGGCCGTCACACCAATGATCTGATGACCTCGTTCTACGCCAAGTCGCCGTCAGCTTTCATGGTCGAGTGCGGTTGGGGCGGCCGCGAGATCGATCCCGCGAACTGGACGCCGTTCGAGATGCATGACGGCCCGAGCTTGTGGGGCCACGAGCGCGTCTGGCTGTCGCCGGAGGACCGCGCCGTCGCGCGCGAAATGCGGATGCGCGCTGCCTCGGAAGGCAAGCGCGCGCCGGTTCAAGTGCTGGAAGGCAATTTCAAGCTGATGTCGGGGACCTGCCCGTGGTGGGACGGGGTGAAGGCGGAACACTAG
- a CDS encoding LemA family protein — protein MSTSWIVIGVIVLLVLFAFGAYNRLVALGQRVSQAFADIDVQLKQRHDLIPNLVETVKGYAAHERGTLDDVIKARNSAISAQGPAQVSAAENQLSGALGRLIALSEAYPDLKANANFQQLASELSDLENKIAASRRFFNNAVQEYNTGIQQMPAALFAGMFGFTRKDFFDLGASRTEVEAAPSVKF, from the coding sequence ATGTCGACCAGCTGGATCGTTATCGGCGTCATCGTCCTTCTCGTGCTGTTTGCGTTCGGCGCCTACAACCGCCTCGTCGCGCTCGGCCAGCGCGTCAGCCAGGCCTTTGCCGACATCGATGTGCAGCTCAAGCAGCGCCACGACCTGATCCCGAACCTGGTCGAGACCGTGAAGGGCTATGCCGCCCACGAGCGCGGCACGCTCGACGACGTCATCAAGGCGCGCAACTCGGCGATCTCGGCGCAGGGACCGGCCCAGGTCTCGGCGGCGGAGAACCAGCTCTCCGGCGCGCTCGGCCGGCTGATCGCGCTGTCGGAAGCCTACCCGGACCTCAAGGCCAACGCCAATTTCCAGCAGCTCGCCTCCGAGCTTTCCGATCTCGAGAACAAGATCGCCGCCAGCCGCCGGTTCTTCAACAACGCGGTCCAGGAATACAACACCGGCATCCAGCAGATGCCGGCCGCGCTGTTCGCCGGCATGTTCGGCTTCACCCGCAAGGATTTCTTCGACCTCGGCGCCAGCCGCACGGAGGTCGAGGCGGCACCGAGCGTGAAGTTCTGA
- a CDS encoding small ribosomal subunit Rsm22 family protein, whose translation MTSPDLPAELRAALNARLEGLSRSDAAGRAAVISQTYREGGGSGTIRTETDALAYALARMPATYAAVVASLNALTEIRPDFAPASLLDVGAGPGTATWAAAETFTSLQGFTLLDANGALRTLAEGLFQRTTRLHDASYQLGQARALLDKADPADLVVASYMIGELGEAERAALADALWSKTGDTLLVVEPGTPAGYARIIALRARLIAAGAHVTAPCPHDGGCPLVAPDWCHFSQRLQRSRAHKQVKGADAPFEDERFAYVALSRARVESRPSRVLAQPDVGKVEVAAKLCTPEGVVLARVPRRAKADYASARRWRWGDAV comes from the coding sequence ATGACTTCACCCGATCTCCCCGCCGAACTGCGCGCGGCTCTCAACGCCAGGCTCGAAGGCCTGTCGCGCAGCGATGCCGCCGGCCGCGCGGCAGTGATCTCACAGACCTATCGCGAGGGCGGCGGCTCCGGGACGATCCGGACCGAGACCGACGCGCTGGCCTACGCGCTGGCGCGGATGCCGGCGACCTATGCGGCCGTGGTGGCGAGCCTCAATGCGCTGACGGAGATCCGGCCGGATTTTGCGCCAGCGAGCCTGCTCGATGTCGGCGCCGGCCCCGGGACCGCGACCTGGGCGGCCGCGGAGACGTTCACATCGCTGCAGGGCTTCACCCTGCTCGACGCCAACGGCGCGTTGCGAACGCTCGCCGAGGGGCTGTTTCAACGCACCACACGCCTGCACGACGCCAGCTACCAACTCGGCCAGGCCCGCGCCTTGCTGGACAAGGCCGACCCGGCCGATCTCGTCGTCGCCAGCTACATGATCGGCGAGCTCGGCGAAGCCGAGCGCGCGGCACTGGCCGATGCGCTGTGGTCCAAAACCGGCGATACGCTATTGGTCGTCGAACCCGGCACGCCCGCGGGCTATGCGCGGATCATCGCGCTGCGCGCCCGATTGATCGCCGCCGGTGCGCATGTCACAGCCCCCTGTCCGCATGACGGCGGCTGCCCGCTGGTGGCGCCCGACTGGTGTCATTTCTCGCAGCGCCTGCAACGCTCGCGCGCGCACAAGCAAGTCAAGGGCGCCGATGCCCCGTTCGAGGACGAGCGCTTCGCTTATGTCGCACTGAGCCGCGCGCGCGTTGAGAGCCGGCCATCGCGCGTGCTGGCGCAGCCCGATGTCGGCAAGGTCGAGGTTGCGGCCAAGCTCTGCACACCTGAGGGCGTCGTCCTCGCCAGGGTGCCCCGTCGCGCCAAGGCCGATTACGCAAGCGCCCGGCGCTGGCGTTGGGGCGATGCGGTTTAG
- a CDS encoding anthranilate synthase component I produces the protein MNRTVFSLPAKSEYLTNGGLAVARVVEQFTGGANRLDELIALLDRRRGVVLSSGTTVPGRYESFDLGFADPPLVLETSGTDFSLQALNPRGEVLIAFLGDVLREPCVVITERSATRLAGHIIRGAAPVEEDQRTRRASVMSLVRDMVAAFTSNADPLLGLFGAFAYDLVFQIEDIVQKRAREADQRDIVLYVPDRLLAYDRATGRGVALNYEFAWKGKSTAGQSHETAPSLYAKTGRQGFADHAPGEYQATVEVARAAFARGDLFEAVPGQLFAEPCERSPAEVFQRLCRINPSPYGALMNLGDGEFLVSASPEMFVRSDGRRVETCPISGTIARGSDSIGDAEQIRKLLNSEKDEFELNMCTDVDRNDKARVCVPGTIKVLARRQIETYSKLFHTVDHVEGMLRPGFDSLDAFLTHAWAVTVTGAPKLWAMQFVEDHERSPRRWYAGAIGCVNFDGSINTGLTIRTIRMKDGLAEVRVGATCLFDSDPAAEDRECQVKAAALFQALRGDPPKPLSDFAPDATGSGKNVLLIDHDDSFVHMLADYFRQVGANVTVVRHIHAQDMLKQRGWDLLVLSPGPGRPEDFGIAKTIDTALEKKLPIFGVCLGVQAIGEYFGGQLGQLGQPAHGRPSRVQVRGGRLMQNLPNEIVIGRYHSLYVERDSVPEVLAVTATTEDGVAMVIEHKTLPVGGVQFHPESLMSLGNEVGLRIVENAFRLNPPAN, from the coding sequence ATGAACAGGACAGTCTTCTCCCTGCCGGCCAAGAGCGAATACCTGACCAATGGCGGCCTTGCGGTTGCGCGCGTGGTCGAGCAGTTCACCGGCGGCGCCAACCGCCTCGATGAGCTGATCGCGCTCTTGGACCGCCGCCGCGGCGTGGTGCTGTCCTCAGGCACGACGGTGCCGGGCCGTTACGAGAGCTTTGACCTCGGCTTTGCCGATCCGCCGCTGGTGCTGGAGACGTCAGGCACCGATTTCTCGTTGCAGGCGCTGAACCCGCGCGGCGAGGTGCTGATCGCCTTCCTCGGCGACGTTTTGCGCGAGCCCTGCGTTGTGATCACGGAGCGAAGCGCTACGCGGCTCGCCGGTCATATCATCCGCGGCGCTGCGCCGGTCGAGGAGGACCAGCGCACCCGCCGCGCCAGCGTGATGTCGCTGGTGCGCGACATGGTGGCGGCATTCACCTCCAATGCCGATCCGCTGCTCGGCCTGTTCGGCGCCTTCGCCTACGACCTCGTGTTCCAGATCGAGGACATCGTGCAGAAGCGTGCCCGCGAGGCCGACCAGCGCGACATCGTGCTTTACGTGCCGGACCGCCTGTTGGCCTATGACCGCGCCACCGGCCGCGGCGTGGCGCTGAATTACGAGTTCGCGTGGAAGGGCAAATCCACCGCCGGCCAATCGCACGAGACCGCGCCGAGCCTCTACGCCAAGACCGGGCGTCAGGGCTTTGCCGATCACGCCCCGGGCGAATACCAGGCGACGGTTGAAGTGGCGCGCGCGGCGTTCGCCCGCGGCGACCTGTTCGAGGCAGTGCCCGGGCAGCTGTTTGCCGAGCCCTGCGAGCGCTCGCCGGCGGAAGTATTCCAGCGGCTCTGCCGCATCAATCCGTCGCCCTATGGCGCGCTGATGAATCTCGGCGACGGCGAATTCCTGGTCTCCGCCTCGCCGGAGATGTTCGTGCGCTCCGACGGCCGCCGGGTCGAGACCTGTCCGATCTCGGGCACCATCGCGCGCGGTTCGGACTCGATCGGCGATGCCGAACAGATCCGCAAGCTCCTGAACTCGGAGAAGGACGAGTTCGAGCTCAACATGTGCACCGACGTCGACCGCAACGACAAGGCGCGCGTCTGCGTGCCCGGCACCATCAAGGTGCTGGCGCGGCGTCAGATCGAGACCTACTCAAAGCTGTTCCACACCGTCGATCACGTCGAGGGCATGCTGCGGCCGGGCTTCGATTCGCTCGACGCCTTCCTCACCCATGCCTGGGCCGTGACGGTGACCGGCGCGCCGAAATTGTGGGCGATGCAGTTCGTCGAGGACCATGAGCGCTCGCCGCGGCGCTGGTACGCCGGCGCGATCGGCTGCGTCAATTTCGACGGCAGCATCAACACCGGCCTCACCATCCGCACCATCCGCATGAAGGACGGCCTCGCCGAGGTACGCGTTGGCGCCACCTGCCTGTTTGATTCCGATCCCGCTGCCGAGGATCGTGAGTGCCAGGTCAAGGCCGCGGCGTTGTTCCAGGCGCTGCGCGGCGATCCGCCGAAGCCGCTGTCGGATTTCGCGCCTGACGCCACCGGCTCGGGCAAGAACGTGCTCTTGATCGATCACGATGACAGTTTTGTGCACATGCTGGCGGATTACTTCCGCCAGGTCGGCGCCAACGTCACCGTGGTCCGGCACATCCATGCCCAGGACATGCTGAAGCAGCGGGGTTGGGACTTGCTGGTGTTGTCGCCCGGACCGGGCCGCCCGGAGGATTTCGGCATCGCGAAAACCATCGACACCGCGCTGGAAAAGAAGCTGCCGATCTTCGGCGTCTGCCTCGGCGTGCAGGCGATCGGCGAATATTTCGGCGGCCAGCTCGGCCAGCTCGGCCAGCCCGCGCATGGCCGTCCGTCGCGCGTCCAGGTCCGCGGCGGCAGGCTGATGCAGAATTTGCCCAATGAGATCGTGATCGGCCGCTATCACTCGCTCTATGTCGAACGCGACAGCGTGCCCGAGGTGCTGGCGGTGACCGCGACCACCGAAGACGGCGTCGCGATGGTGATCGAGCACAAGACCCTGCCGGTCGGCGGCGTGCAATTCCATCCGGAATCGCTGATGTCGCTCGGCAACGAGGTGGGCCTGCGCATTGTCGAGAATGCATTCCGGCTTAATCCGCCGGCCAACTGA
- the smc gene encoding chromosome segregation protein SMC, with the protein MKLTRLRLHGFKSFVEPTDFMIEPGLTGVVGPNGCGKSNLVEALRWAMGETSHKSLRAADMDAVIFAGSGNRPARNHAEVVMTIDNSDRSAPAAMNDSQLLEISRRIEREAGSVYRINGRDVRARDVQILFADAATGARSPALVHQGKIGEIIQAKPEQRRRVLEDAAGVAGLHARRHEAELRLKAAETNLTRVEDVIGQLSGQMEGLKKQARQAIRYREVAAKVRKSEAMLFHLRWIEANADVNDAAHTHDISVREMAERTREQAESARIQAIRAAELPALRDAEARAAAGLQRLTNAREMLDREEQRAKERVGELDRRLTQFAQDIAREQQQTSDADIALQRLDTEDAELKEEIKSRVEKRSGVDERVSEAEEILAATERQFSELTTQLADLTAKRNQLEAGVRTHRDRLARLDQEIANVQAEETKLAQETGNLGDIDALAAAMEMAQQTLAEAEAAVQSSEAHHAAVRQTLEASRNPLAEAEKRVQRLETEARTISKLVTSETKNLWPPIIDGITVAKGYEKAIGAVLGDDLDAPVDSSAPMRWTNVGEAAGDPALPDGVERLADHVQAPPELARRLAQIGVVAKERGAALVSQLKTGQRLVSLEGDVWRWDGFVADAHAPTGAARRLAERARLVDIEHELEQARIDAAAKRQALETAEEELRSASAAEGASREAVRAARRETDAARERHAATEREINRHSARKSALTEAHSRVAADRAEAEAAHENAVAALSELPPGVETEAQLAAVRAEIDNQRRAAAQVRAEAQALAREAELADRRVQAIVAERNEWQSRKTSAASQVGTIEERIAEVSAEREELANAPEVFAEKRSALITEIEHAEGDRRIAADALATAEAAMAETDRLAKTSLEALSSSREATARAEERMEGTRRRLADIEREIHDMLEVEPSAVVGMAEIEPGAELPPVAQVEEELEKLRRDRERLGAVNLRAEEELKEVETQHTALTTERDDLVEAIKRLRQGIQSLNREARERLLTSFETVNNHFKRLFTELFGGGEAALHLIESDDPLEAGLEIIAKPPGKKPQTLSLLSGGEQALTALALIFAVFLTNPSPICVLDEVDAPLDDHNVERFCTLLNEMTASTETRFIIITHNPITMARMNRLFGVTMAERGVSQLVSVDLQGAVDILDQNVA; encoded by the coding sequence ATGAAGCTCACGCGCCTCCGCCTGCACGGTTTCAAGTCGTTCGTCGAACCCACCGATTTCATGATCGAGCCGGGCCTGACCGGTGTCGTCGGACCGAACGGCTGCGGCAAATCCAATCTGGTCGAAGCGCTGCGCTGGGCGATGGGCGAGACCTCGCACAAGTCGCTGCGCGCCGCCGACATGGATGCGGTGATCTTCGCCGGTTCCGGCAACCGCCCGGCGCGCAACCACGCCGAAGTCGTGATGACGATCGACAATTCCGATCGCTCGGCGCCGGCCGCGATGAACGACAGCCAGCTGCTCGAAATCTCCCGCCGCATCGAGCGCGAGGCGGGCTCGGTCTACCGCATCAACGGCCGCGACGTGCGCGCCCGCGACGTGCAGATCCTGTTCGCCGACGCCGCCACCGGCGCGCGTTCGCCGGCACTGGTCCACCAGGGCAAGATCGGCGAGATCATCCAGGCCAAGCCCGAGCAGCGCCGCCGCGTGCTGGAAGACGCCGCCGGCGTTGCTGGCCTGCATGCCCGCCGCCACGAGGCGGAACTGCGGCTGAAGGCGGCCGAAACCAACCTCACCCGCGTCGAGGACGTGATCGGCCAGCTCTCCGGCCAGATGGAAGGCCTGAAGAAGCAGGCCCGCCAGGCGATCCGCTACCGCGAGGTCGCGGCCAAGGTGCGCAAGTCCGAGGCCATGCTGTTCCATCTGCGCTGGATCGAGGCCAATGCCGACGTCAACGATGCCGCCCACACCCATGACATCTCCGTGCGCGAGATGGCCGAGCGCACCCGCGAGCAGGCCGAATCCGCCCGCATCCAGGCGATCCGCGCCGCCGAATTGCCGGCGCTCCGTGACGCCGAGGCGCGCGCCGCCGCCGGCCTGCAGCGCCTGACCAATGCGCGCGAGATGCTCGACCGCGAGGAGCAGCGCGCCAAGGAGCGCGTCGGCGAGCTCGATCGCCGCCTCACCCAGTTCGCCCAGGACATCGCGCGCGAGCAGCAGCAGACCTCCGATGCCGACATCGCGCTGCAGCGGCTCGACACCGAAGACGCGGAGCTCAAGGAAGAGATCAAGTCGCGCGTCGAGAAGCGCTCCGGCGTCGACGAGCGCGTCTCCGAGGCCGAGGAGATCCTGGCCGCGACCGAGCGCCAGTTCTCCGAGCTGACCACGCAGCTCGCCGACCTGACCGCCAAGCGCAACCAGCTCGAAGCCGGCGTGCGCACGCATCGCGACCGGCTGGCGCGGCTCGATCAGGAGATCGCCAACGTCCAGGCCGAGGAAACCAAGCTCGCGCAGGAGACCGGCAATCTCGGCGACATCGACGCGCTCGCCGCCGCCATGGAGATGGCGCAGCAGACGCTCGCCGAAGCCGAGGCGGCCGTGCAGTCCAGCGAGGCGCACCACGCCGCCGTGCGGCAGACCCTGGAAGCCTCCCGCAATCCGCTCGCCGAAGCCGAGAAGCGCGTGCAGCGCCTCGAGACCGAAGCCCGCACCATCTCCAAGCTCGTCACCAGCGAGACCAAGAATCTGTGGCCGCCGATCATCGACGGCATCACGGTCGCCAAGGGCTATGAAAAGGCGATCGGCGCCGTGCTCGGCGACGACCTCGACGCGCCGGTGGATTCCTCTGCGCCGATGCGCTGGACCAATGTCGGTGAAGCCGCGGGCGACCCCGCGCTGCCGGATGGTGTCGAACGGCTGGCCGATCACGTCCAGGCGCCGCCGGAACTGGCCCGCCGTCTGGCCCAGATCGGCGTGGTGGCCAAGGAACGCGGCGCTGCGCTGGTGTCGCAGCTGAAGACCGGCCAGCGGCTGGTGTCGCTCGAAGGCGACGTGTGGCGCTGGGACGGCTTTGTCGCCGACGCCCATGCCCCGACCGGTGCCGCACGCCGCCTCGCCGAGCGCGCCCGCCTGGTCGATATCGAGCATGAGCTGGAACAGGCCCGCATCGATGCCGCCGCCAAGCGCCAGGCGCTGGAGACGGCTGAAGAAGAATTGCGCTCGGCATCCGCCGCCGAGGGCGCCTCGCGCGAAGCCGTGCGTGCCGCCCGCCGCGAGACCGACGCTGCGCGTGAGCGCCATGCCGCGACCGAACGCGAGATCAACCGCCACTCTGCGCGCAAATCGGCGCTGACCGAGGCGCACAGCCGCGTCGCCGCCGACCGCGCCGAGGCCGAAGCCGCGCATGAGAACGCAGTTGCCGCGCTGTCCGAACTGCCGCCGGGCGTCGAGACCGAAGCCCAGCTCGCCGCGGTTCGCGCCGAGATCGACAACCAGCGCCGTGCCGCGGCGCAAGTCCGCGCCGAAGCGCAGGCGCTCGCCCGCGAGGCCGAGCTCGCCGACCGCCGCGTGCAGGCCATCGTTGCGGAACGCAACGAGTGGCAGAGCCGCAAGACCAGCGCCGCCTCGCAGGTCGGGACCATCGAGGAGCGCATCGCCGAGGTGTCGGCCGAGCGCGAGGAGCTGGCCAATGCGCCGGAAGTGTTCGCCGAGAAGCGCAGCGCGCTGATCACGGAGATCGAACATGCCGAGGGCGATCGCCGGATCGCCGCGGATGCGCTTGCGACGGCGGAAGCCGCGATGGCGGAAACCGATCGCCTCGCCAAGACCTCGCTCGAAGCGCTGTCGTCCTCCCGCGAAGCCACCGCGCGCGCCGAAGAGCGCATGGAAGGCACGCGCCGCCGCCTCGCCGACATCGAGCGCGAGATCCACGACATGCTCGAGGTCGAGCCGAGCGCGGTGGTCGGCATGGCCGAGATCGAGCCGGGTGCGGAGCTGCCGCCCGTCGCGCAGGTCGAGGAAGAACTCGAGAAGCTGCGCCGCGACCGCGAGCGCCTGGGCGCGGTCAATCTGCGCGCCGAGGAGGAACTCAAGGAAGTCGAGACCCAGCACACCGCGCTGACCACCGAACGCGACGACCTGGTCGAGGCGATCAAGCGGCTGCGGCAGGGCATCCAGAGCCTCAACCGCGAGGCGCGCGAGCGTCTGCTGACCTCGTTCGAGACCGTCAACAACCACTTCAAGCGGCTGTTCACCGAGCTGTTCGGCGGCGGCGAAGCCGCGCTGCATCTGATCGAGAGCGACGATCCGCTCGAAGCCGGCCTCGAGATCATCGCCAAGCCGCCCGGCAAGAAGCCGCAGACCCTGTCGCTGCTATCAGGCGGTGAGCAGGCGCTGACGGCGCTCGCGCTGATCTTCGCGGTGTTCCTGACCAACCCGTCGCCGATCTGCGTGCTGGACGAAGTCGACGCGCCGCTCGACGACCACAACGTCGAACGGTTCTGCACCCTGCTGAACGAGATGACGGCGTCGACCGAAACCCGCTTCATCATCATCACGCACAATCCGATCACGATGGCGCGCATGAACCGGCTGTTCGGCGTCACCATGGCCGAGCGCGGCGTGTCGCAGCTGGTGTCGGTCGACCTGCAGGGCGCGGTCGATATCCTCGACCAGAACGTGGCGTAG